A stretch of Lathyrus oleraceus cultivar Zhongwan6 chromosome 6, CAAS_Psat_ZW6_1.0, whole genome shotgun sequence DNA encodes these proteins:
- the LOC127097916 gene encoding receptor protein kinase-like protein At4g34220 — MMKLNTLLSFPSFLVLLFLQYSVALNSDGIFLLKFRYSILSDPLSVFENWNYDDATPCSWHGVACSGLGSPNTPDFFRVTSLILPNSQLLGSIAEDLGFIQNLHHIDLSNNFLNGSLPNSIFNSSQLQFLSLSNNVISGKLPELVGLSTNLQILNLSDNAFVGSIPENLTSLHNLTIVSLKSNYFSGEIPNGFNSVVILDLSSNLLNGSLPSSFQGENLQYLNLSYNKLSGAIPQTFTRHIPEKSTIDLSFNNLTGPIPESLFNQKTESLSGNSDLCGKPLKILCTIPSTMSTAPHITNSSSPAIAAIPITIDSTPGNNTNTTTTTTTSGGSQNSLKPATIAAIVVGDIAGMAILALIILFVYQQRKKRYPKSTTVLQETKVSETVAKQEQQDVKTHSLHCSTCCLTTKQEETSEATTSDDSDRDIGNLPKEGTLVTVDGETKMDLETLLKASAYILGTSRASIVYKAVLQDERVFAVRRIGECGVERMKEFENQIRVIAKIRHPNLVKIRGFCWGEDEKLVISDFVPNGSLSAIGYRRGGLSPMNLSLEIRLKIVKGVARGLAYIHEKKHVHGNVKPSNILLSSEMEPIISDFGLDLLLLNDVNHRGNGSARLLVNQKNQQQQEFLIGSTPSPYTTMGSSSSTSGGGCGGGGGQVQQYQAPESFQNIKPNGKMDVYSFGVVLLELFSGRVFSDRELDQWSVPVGSVEEEKNRVFRLVDVAIKHEIEGRENVVFTCLKLGLNCVSLVPQKRPSMKEAFQTLEKIWTVGFN, encoded by the exons ATGATGAAACTTAACACCCTATTGAGTTTTCCATCTTTTCTTGTTCTTCTATTTCTTCAATATTCAGTTGCTCTTAACTCTGATGGAATTTTCCTGCTGAAGTTCAGATACTCTATCCTCAGTGACCCTTTATCAGTCTTTGAAAACTGGAACTATGATGATGCAACTCCATGTTCATGGCATGGAGTTGCATGTAGTGGACTAGGATCTCCTAATACACCTGATTTCTTCAGAGTAACTAGCTTGATTCTTCCTAATAGCCAACTACTTGGTTCCATTGCAGAAGATTTAGGCTTTATTCAAAACCTTCATCACATTGATCTCTCAAACAATTTCCTCAATGGTTCATTACCAAACTCTATCTTCAACTCTTCGCAACTACAGTTCCTTTCACTCTCCAACAATGTCATCTCAGGTAAACTACCTGAGTTGGTTGGTTTATCAACAAACCTACAAATTCTCAACCTTTCTGATAATGCCTTTGTTGGGTCTATCCCAGAAAACCTAACTTCTCTACATAATCTAACAATTGTTTCTCTAAAAAGTAACTATTTTTCTGGTGAAATCCCAAATGGTTTCAACTCTGTTGTGATTCTAGATCTGTCCTCAAACCTACTCAACGGTTCTCTCCCAAGTAGCTTCCAAGGAGAAAATCTTCAATACTTGAACCTCTCTTATAATAAACTCTCTGGAGCAATTCCACAAACATTTACAAGGCACATTCCGGAAAAATCTACAATTGATCTCTCATTCAACAACCTAACAGGACCAATCCCTGAATCTTTGTTCAATCAAAAAACAGAATCACTCTCTGGAAACTCTGATCTATGTGGAAAACCTCTGAAGATTCTTTGTACTATTCCATCTACCATGTCTACTGCACCACATATCACAAACTCATCTTCACCAGCAATTGCAGCCATACCAATAACAATAGACTCAACACCAGGAAATAACACAAAcacaacaactacaacaacaactAGCGGTGGTTCTCAGAACAGTCTAAAACCTGCTACAATAGCTGCCATTGTTGTTGGAGACATAGCAGGCATGGCAATTTTGGCTCTTATCATTCTCTTTGTATATcaacaaagaaagaaaagatATCCAAAATCAACCACTGTACTTCAAGAGACCAAAGTCTCAGAAACGGTAGCTAAACAAGAACAACAAGACGTGAAAACACACTCACTTCATTGTTCTACATGCTGTTTAACAACTAAACAAGAAGAAACATCAGAAGCAACAACCTCCGATGACAGTGACCGCGACATCGGGAACCTTCCGAAAGAAGGCACACTCGTAACGGTAGACGGCGAGACTAAGATGGATTTGGAAACATTATTGAAGGCTTCAGCTTATATACTCGGAACAAGCCGTGCGAGCATTGTGTATAAAGCAGTTTTACAGGATGAAAGAGTTTTCGCTGTTAGAAGGATCGGCGAATGCGGTGTGGAAAGAATGAAAGAGTTTGAGAATCAAATTCGAGTTATCGCGAAGATTCGTCATCCGAATTTGGTTAAGATTCGCGGTTTCTGTTGGGGTGAAGATGAGAAGCTTGTTATCTCTGATTTTGTTCCTAATGGCAGCCTCTCCGCTATTGGTTACA GAAGAGGAGGGTTGTCGCCGATGAACTTATCTTTGGAGATTCGGTTGAAGATAGTGAAAGGGGTGGCAAGAGGACTTGCTTACATTCATGAGAAGAAACATGTGCATGGAAATGTTAAACCAAGCAACATTTTATTAAGTTCAGAAATGGAACCTATTATAAGTGATTTTGGACTTGATTTGCTTCTTTTGAATGATGTCAACCATAGAGGAAACGGTTCAGCTAGACTATTAGTGAACCAGAAAAACCAACAGCAACAAGAGTTTCTCATTGGTTCGACTCCGAGTCCGTATACGACAATGGGGTCATCTTCGTCGACAAGTGGTGGTGGTTGCGGTGGTGGTGGTGGTCAAGTACAACAATATCAAGCACCGGAATCTTTTCAAAATATTAAACCAAACGGTAAAATGGATGTGTATTCGTTTGGTGTCGTTTTGTTGGAGCTTTTTAGTGGGAGGGTTTTCTCGGACCGGGAATTGGACCAGTGGTCTGTTCCGGTTGGTTCGGTTGAAGAGGAAAAAAACCGGGTTTTTAGGTTGGTTGACGTGGCGATTAAGCATGAGATAGAAGGTAGAGAAAATGTGGTGTTCACGTGTTTGAAATTGGGGTTGAATTGTGTTTCCCTTGTCCCACAAAAGAGACCGTCCATGAAAGAAGCATTTCAAACCTTAGAGAAGATCTGGACCGTTGGTTTTAATTAA